From Tripterygium wilfordii isolate XIE 37 chromosome 13, ASM1340144v1, whole genome shotgun sequence, the proteins below share one genomic window:
- the LOC120013352 gene encoding fructose-bisphosphate aldolase 6, cytosolic, with protein sequence MSSFKGKYADELIANAAYIGTPGKGILAADESTGTIGKRLASINVENVETNRRALRELLFTAPGALPCLSGVILFEETLYQKTAAGKPFVDVLKESGVLPGIKVDKGTVELAGTNGETTTQGLDGLAQRCQKYYEAGARFAKWRAVLKIAPTEPSQLAINENANGLARYAIICQENGLVPIVEPEILVDGPHSIEKCADVTERVLAACYKALNDHHVLLEGTLLKPNMVTPGSEAHKVAPEVIAEHTVRALQRTVPAAVPAIVFLSGGQSEEEATINLNAMNKLKGKKPWSLSFSFGRALQQSTLKAWAGKEENVKAAQAALLARCKANSEATLGTYKGDAQLGEGASESLHVKDYKY encoded by the exons atGAGCTCATTGCCAATGCTGCCTACATTGGCACTCCTGGTAAGGGAATTCTTGCTGCTGATGAATCAACTGGGACAATCGGAAAGCGTCTGGCAAGCATCAACGTTGAGAATGTTGAAACAAACAGGCGTGCTCTTCGTGAGCTCCTATTCACCGCCCCTGGTGCTCTCCCATGCCTCAGTGGTGTCATCCTCTTCGAGGAAACCCTGTACCAGAAGACTGCAGCAG GCAAGCCCTTTGTTGATGTGTTGAAGGAAAGTGGAGTGCTACCTGGTATTAAGGTTGACAAGGGCACTGTTGAGCTTGCTGGAACCAACGGTGAGACAACAACTCAAGGTCTTGATGGCCTTGCTCAGCGTTGCCAGAAGTACTATGAAGCTGGTGCTCGGTTTGCCAAGTGGCGTGCTGTGTTGAAGATTGCTCCAACTGAGCCATCTCAGCTGGCTATCAATGAGAATGCCAACGGGTTGGCTAGATATGCTATCATCTGCCAGGAGAATGGTCTTGTTCCAATTGTTGAGCCTGAGATCCTGGTTGATGGTCCCCATAGCATTGAGAAGTGTGCTGATGTAACCGAGCGTGTGCTCGCTGCATGTTATAAGGCTTTGAATGATCACCATGTCCTGCTTGAGGGTACTCTGTTGAAGCCCAACATGGTTACCCCTGGATCAGAGGCCCATAAGGTTGCACCTGAGGTGATTGCTGAGCACACAGTGCGGGCTTTACAGCGCACTGTCCCTGCTGCAGTTCCCGCCATTGTTTTCTTGTCTGGTGGGCAGAGCGAGGAAGAGGCTACCATCAACCTCAATGCCATGAACAAGCTTAAGGGGAAGAAGCCATGGAGTCTTTCCTTCTCATTTGGACGTGCCCTTCAGCAGAGTACTCTCAAGGCTTGGGCTGGCAAGGAAGAGAATGTGAAGGCGGCTCAAGCTGCACTCCTTGCCAGGTGCAAAGCCAACTCTGAGGCAACCCTTGGCACCTACAAGGGTGATGCTCAGCTTGGTGAGGGTGCCTCTGAAAGCCTCCATGTCAAGGACTACAAATACTAG
- the LOC120013353 gene encoding ethylene-responsive transcription factor ERF024-like — MQSSKSISSSSGSNVSVTSGGPARASGRHSIYRGVRRRSGKWVSEIREPRKPTRIWLGTFPTPEMAAVAYDVAALALKGPEAELNLPDVAASLPVPASTSPHDIQAAAAYAAAAFGAANDALGIQSNQMEGNETVVLQPDQMPRNVDNMFVDEDLIFDMPNVLVNMAEGMLLSPPRLGSFDYDDDYAAGSGGAGSGGDHNLWKFP; from the coding sequence ATGCAATCCTCAAAAAGTATTAGTTCTAGCAGCGGCAGCAATGTCTCTGTCACTTCTGGTGGCCCTGCTCGGGCTTCAGGGCGCCACTCGATTTATCGGGGAGTCAGGCGTAGAAGTGGAAAATGGGTGTCGGAAATCCGGGAACCCAGAAAGCCTACTAGAATCTGGTTAGGAACATTTCCTACCCCTGAAATGGCGGCAGTTGCCTACGATGTGGCGGCACTGGCACTCAAAGGGCCGGAAGCTGAGCTTAATCTGCCAGATGTGGCGGCTTCTTTGCCCGTACCTGCCTCCACGTCTCCCCACGATATACAAGCGGCTGCTGCCTATGCTGCAGCGGCTTTTGGGGCGGCGAATGATGCTTTGGGGATTCAGAGTAATCAAATGGAAGGAAATGAAACAGTAGTGCTGCAACCTGATCAAATGCCAAGAAATGTGGATAATATGTTTGTTGATGAGGATCTGATATTTGATATGCCTAATGTTCTTGTGAACATGGCAGAAGGGATGCTTCTTAGCCCGCCTCGATTGGGGAGTTTTGATTACGATGATGATTATGCTGCTGGTAGTGGCGGTGCTGGAAGCGGCGGAGATCATAATCTCTGGAAATTCCCATGA